Proteins from a genomic interval of Desulfurobacterium sp. TC5-1:
- a CDS encoding S24 family peptidase, giving the protein MMKNGNIGSRIKELRRVLGLTQVQFGERLGRSKRSIQEWESGRTEPSERVIRLIEKVFSVNPEWLREGKGEMFLKRNELKFLDVAPADFVLMPVPVVSRVRAGRGLYPAISAPSELKMAWVPRKKAHHRVFFFRVEGDSMRPRLQPGDWVLADLDSSVMNGDIAVVELTKESDDEGELLLKKFYKKKDVIVLESYNPDYHPVIVKPEDIKTLAKVITIVPNGE; this is encoded by the coding sequence ATGATGAAGAATGGCAATATAGGCAGTAGAATTAAAGAGCTAAGAAGGGTTCTTGGTTTGACTCAGGTGCAATTTGGTGAACGTCTTGGCCGCTCAAAACGTTCTATTCAGGAATGGGAAAGTGGCAGAACTGAACCTTCTGAAAGAGTGATAAGGTTGATAGAAAAAGTTTTTTCTGTCAACCCTGAATGGTTGCGTGAAGGTAAAGGAGAAATGTTCCTGAAACGTAATGAGTTGAAGTTTCTGGATGTGGCACCTGCTGATTTTGTTCTTATGCCGGTGCCTGTTGTTTCACGGGTAAGAGCCGGACGTGGACTTTACCCTGCTATTTCGGCACCGTCTGAACTGAAAATGGCCTGGGTTCCCAGGAAAAAAGCTCATCACAGGGTTTTTTTCTTTAGAGTTGAGGGAGATTCAATGAGACCGCGCCTTCAACCGGGAGACTGGGTACTTGCTGATCTGGACAGCTCGGTAATGAACGGCGATATAGCCGTGGTAGAACTTACCAAAGAAAGTGACGATGAAGGTGAGCTTCTTTTGAAAAAGTTTTATAAGAAAAAAGATGTTATTGTTCTTGAAAGCTACAATCCTGATTATCATCCTGTAATTGTAAAACCCGAAGATATCAAAACACTTGCGAAGGTTATTACTATTGTTCCGAATGGAGAGTGA